The Sediminispirochaeta smaragdinae DSM 11293 genome has a segment encoding these proteins:
- a CDS encoding UDP-N-acetylmuramoyl-L-alanyl-D-glutamate--2,6-diaminopimelate ligase has protein sequence MEKSLSAITGDINIEARNGKTDALISGLSYDSRTTCRGDLYFALPGLHADGHAFVEQAIAAGARAVIHQVPLSLYHPEIAYLQVTNSRISMSPVAAAFYDHPSRVLKVIGVTGTDGKSSTVSFLHQLLTGMGLKCGFLSTVQFNTGGESVKNHFRQSTPEATEIHKTLRAMVEAGCSHAVIESTSHGLSPKNNRLGDICYDAAVITNISHEHLEFHGTMEQYMDDKANLFRMTGQNRGIAVINIDDKNHNLFAGTASGCRSISFYSATGAQKADYRARGIEETPASIAFTLDSPKGEARVDLNVAGRFNVDNILAASAAVCELEGVEPKTLEPLFPGLKAVKGRMVPVDEGQAFQVIVDYAHTPGAFRRLFPAIRPLVRGRLFALFSSAGERDLEKRPVLGSIADEYCDVIVLADEDPRGENPMALLEEVASGCRNKTKGKSLFLIENRKEAMRHAFSMMKKDDCILLLGKGHEGSIIYANGPVPWDEEEMARILLRELTGKRE, from the coding sequence ATGGAAAAGAGCCTATCAGCAATCACAGGTGATATCAACATAGAAGCACGAAACGGTAAAACCGACGCCCTTATCAGCGGGCTGAGTTACGACAGCAGAACAACCTGCCGGGGAGACCTTTACTTTGCCCTTCCCGGTCTGCATGCGGATGGTCATGCCTTTGTAGAACAGGCAATTGCCGCCGGGGCAAGGGCGGTGATCCATCAGGTTCCCCTTTCGCTCTACCACCCTGAAATCGCATATCTGCAGGTGACGAACAGCAGAATTTCTATGAGCCCGGTAGCGGCGGCCTTCTACGATCATCCGTCGAGGGTTCTAAAGGTGATTGGAGTTACCGGTACCGACGGAAAGAGTTCAACCGTCTCTTTTCTTCATCAACTCTTGACAGGCATGGGGCTGAAATGCGGGTTCCTGTCCACGGTCCAGTTCAATACGGGGGGAGAATCGGTAAAGAACCATTTTCGGCAGTCGACTCCCGAGGCCACCGAGATCCACAAGACCCTCAGGGCCATGGTGGAGGCAGGCTGCAGCCACGCGGTCATTGAATCCACCAGCCACGGCCTTTCTCCGAAAAACAATCGCTTGGGCGACATCTGTTATGATGCGGCGGTGATCACGAACATCAGCCATGAACACCTGGAATTTCACGGGACCATGGAACAATATATGGACGACAAGGCCAACCTTTTCCGCATGACGGGACAAAACCGGGGTATAGCCGTTATTAATATCGACGATAAAAACCACAATCTTTTTGCCGGGACTGCATCCGGCTGCAGGTCGATCTCCTTCTACAGCGCAACAGGAGCACAGAAGGCCGATTACAGGGCCCGTGGGATCGAAGAGACCCCGGCATCCATTGCCTTTACCCTTGACTCTCCGAAAGGCGAGGCACGAGTAGATCTCAACGTGGCGGGACGGTTTAATGTGGACAACATTCTTGCGGCAAGCGCTGCCGTCTGCGAGCTGGAAGGGGTTGAGCCCAAAACACTGGAGCCGCTTTTTCCGGGACTCAAAGCGGTGAAAGGGCGAATGGTCCCGGTGGACGAGGGTCAAGCCTTTCAGGTCATCGTCGATTATGCCCATACACCAGGAGCATTTCGGCGCTTATTTCCAGCCATTCGGCCCCTTGTCAGGGGCCGACTCTTTGCCCTGTTCTCTTCGGCCGGAGAACGTGATCTGGAGAAGCGGCCCGTTCTCGGTTCCATAGCCGACGAATACTGCGATGTCATCGTCCTGGCCGACGAAGATCCGAGGGGGGAAAATCCGATGGCACTTTTAGAGGAAGTTGCCTCGGGTTGCCGCAATAAAACGAAGGGCAAGAGCCTCTTTTTGATCGAGAATAGAAAAGAGGCGATGCGCCACGCCTTTTCCATGATGAAGAAGGATGACTGCATCCTTCTTCTGGGAAAGGGACATGAAGGCTCCATCATCTATGCCAATGGCCCGGTTCCCTGGGACGAGGAAGAAATGGCAAGAATACTCCTACGAGAGCTTACCGGGAAAAGAGAATAG
- a CDS encoding AI-2E family transporter, with amino-acid sequence MAEPTDRYLVRVKKRRAKPKTAFDPAGLAILAYFLLFCLAYILSPTITGALTLGWYLSLIIEVPARGLYKIKIFPYRLAITLSSVIIFSILIFGISGIIPIILDEGRKLFPVLRDSFLSLSVPDALRQNPFGQELMDGIRQAVSSLMQKTAEFGVIIVNDIFQRLPGISTSLIIFVITAAYFTSLLPVFKKNLWRFLPASGRERARSFLSEVYGDIRHFIAGQMIVALFVGVAVWLGMLLVGIPYAMFIGFLSALTNFIPYMGIIVAAVPSLILGLSHGGLIGLLKVTLVLVAVNQFEGWVLSPKIQGSRMKLNWFAIILAILLSGTLLGVVGILIAIPLVVFFKRFWIWYVQEALQNV; translated from the coding sequence ATGGCTGAACCAACCGATCGTTATCTAGTTCGTGTAAAAAAAAGAAGGGCCAAACCGAAAACCGCTTTCGATCCTGCCGGTTTGGCAATCTTAGCCTACTTCCTTCTCTTCTGTCTTGCCTATATCTTAAGTCCGACCATTACCGGGGCTCTGACCCTTGGGTGGTACCTCTCCCTTATTATTGAGGTACCGGCCCGGGGATTGTATAAGATCAAGATTTTCCCTTACCGCCTTGCCATTACCCTTTCTTCCGTCATCATATTTTCGATTCTCATTTTCGGCATAAGCGGGATTATTCCCATCATCCTTGATGAAGGGCGCAAGCTCTTTCCCGTTCTTCGGGATTCTTTTCTCTCCCTTTCCGTTCCTGATGCTCTTCGGCAAAACCCCTTTGGCCAGGAGCTAATGGACGGCATCCGACAGGCTGTTTCCAGCTTAATGCAGAAAACCGCGGAGTTTGGGGTGATTATCGTCAATGATATCTTTCAACGCCTGCCGGGAATCTCAACTTCGCTTATCATTTTCGTCATTACCGCAGCCTACTTTACCTCCCTCTTACCGGTTTTTAAGAAGAACCTTTGGCGTTTTTTACCCGCCTCGGGTAGGGAGCGTGCCCGCTCCTTCCTCTCCGAAGTGTACGGGGATATCCGTCATTTTATTGCAGGACAGATGATTGTCGCCCTTTTTGTCGGTGTAGCCGTCTGGCTGGGAATGCTTCTTGTAGGGATCCCCTATGCGATGTTTATTGGATTCCTTTCCGCTCTTACCAATTTTATTCCATATATGGGGATCATTGTGGCTGCAGTACCCTCTCTTATTCTTGGCCTCAGCCACGGTGGATTGATCGGGCTTTTAAAGGTTACGCTGGTTCTCGTGGCGGTCAATCAGTTTGAAGGATGGGTTCTGAGCCCGAAGATTCAGGGCAGCAGGATGAAGCTCAACTGGTTTGCCATCATCCTGGCGATTCTGCTTAGTGGAACCCTACTCGGCGTCGTCGGTATTCTGATTGCGATCCCTTTGGTCGTCTTTTTTAAACGTTTCTGGATTTGGTATGTCCAAGAGGCTTTACAGAACGTATGA
- a CDS encoding D-alanine--D-alanine ligase family protein, producing MKRIKVALLFGGKSGEHEVSLVSAASVFKHIDKERFDVALIAVDKDGAWFLQPQPLYDEKEGGFVVERKEENRVYAVPAGGLRTMAKPLDIELVFPVLHGTFGEDGTVQGLLELCDLPYAGAGVLGSSLCMDKAAVKRIWIQAGLPVVPFEELREVSWKRSKGAAASVRRAVDRFSFPLFVKPSRAGSSVGVSRCETEEGLYAAIEDAFSFDDKLLIEPAVQAKEIECSVIGNQELTTFAPGEIVPSHDFYDYDAKYIDPDGANLLIPSSLNEEQQKMVRQISARAYRVAEAEGFARVDCFYEEATGKVLLNEINTIPGFTKISMFPKLCENGGVAYGELLTKLLDLAVDRHKIRGAKSYQWS from the coding sequence ATGAAAAGGATCAAAGTTGCGCTGCTGTTCGGTGGAAAATCGGGAGAACATGAGGTTTCCCTGGTATCGGCGGCATCGGTCTTCAAACATATAGATAAAGAACGGTTCGATGTGGCTCTCATTGCCGTGGACAAGGATGGGGCGTGGTTTCTCCAACCTCAGCCTCTGTATGACGAGAAAGAGGGCGGTTTCGTGGTAGAACGAAAAGAAGAAAACAGGGTATATGCCGTTCCCGCAGGCGGCCTTCGTACGATGGCGAAGCCGCTGGATATTGAGCTTGTCTTTCCTGTCCTACACGGGACCTTCGGAGAAGATGGAACCGTCCAGGGGCTTCTGGAACTCTGCGATCTTCCTTATGCGGGAGCGGGAGTGCTGGGAAGCAGTCTTTGTATGGATAAAGCCGCAGTCAAACGTATATGGATTCAGGCCGGCTTACCGGTGGTACCCTTTGAAGAGCTGCGGGAGGTCAGCTGGAAGCGCTCGAAAGGTGCGGCAGCGTCCGTTCGCAGGGCCGTCGATCGATTCTCCTTTCCGCTTTTTGTCAAACCCTCAAGGGCAGGCTCCTCGGTCGGGGTTTCCCGCTGCGAAACCGAAGAGGGTCTGTATGCAGCAATAGAAGACGCCTTCTCCTTCGACGACAAGCTTTTGATCGAACCGGCGGTGCAGGCGAAGGAGATTGAGTGTTCGGTTATCGGCAATCAGGAACTTACGACCTTTGCTCCGGGAGAGATTGTTCCGTCTCACGACTTCTACGACTACGATGCCAAGTATATTGATCCGGACGGCGCAAACCTGCTCATTCCATCCTCTCTCAACGAGGAGCAGCAAAAAATGGTGAGGCAGATTAGTGCACGGGCCTATCGGGTCGCGGAGGCCGAGGGCTTTGCACGGGTAGACTGCTTTTATGAAGAGGCAACAGGTAAGGTCCTTCTCAATGAGATCAACACCATACCAGGTTTTACGAAGATCAGCATGTTCCCCAAACTGTGTGAAAACGGGGGCGTTGCCTATGGAGAGTTACTGACAAAATTACTGGACCTTGCCGTCGATCGTCACAAGATACGAGGGGCAAAATCCTACCAGTGGTCGTAG
- a CDS encoding nitroreductase family protein, translated as MQVLREIAERRTTTGFIDEVLDQETIDRILEAGRRAPSAKNRQPWRFIVVRSQAVREKLYDAAYQQDHVGEAPVIIALCSTNIDYRMPNGHDSYPMDIAIAASFMMVQAEAENVGSHALGTYNETLVKEILSVPYSMRVPLLLLLGKSRHRPPLGERKPLSQIVAYDHW; from the coding sequence ATGCAGGTGTTGCGGGAAATCGCAGAAAGACGGACAACAACGGGTTTTATTGATGAGGTGCTGGATCAGGAGACCATAGATAGAATCCTTGAAGCCGGCAGACGGGCTCCATCAGCAAAAAACCGGCAACCGTGGCGTTTTATTGTCGTACGTTCCCAAGCCGTACGGGAAAAGCTCTACGATGCCGCCTACCAGCAGGATCATGTCGGTGAGGCACCGGTTATTATCGCACTCTGTTCCACCAATATAGACTACAGGATGCCCAACGGCCACGATTCCTATCCCATGGATATCGCCATTGCCGCGTCGTTCATGATGGTTCAGGCCGAGGCCGAGAATGTGGGAAGCCACGCTCTAGGGACCTACAATGAGACCCTTGTTAAGGAAATCCTTTCGGTCCCCTATTCCATGCGGGTGCCCCTTCTTTTGCTTCTGGGAAAGAGTCGCCACCGCCCCCCCCTCGGAGAGCGGAAGCCCCTGTCGCAGATTGTTGCCTACGACCACTGGTAG
- the dinB gene encoding DNA polymerase IV has protein sequence MSRRCEPIFFHVDMDAFYASVEQADKPELKGKPVVIGAAPGGRGVVSACSYEARRFGVHSAMPISEAYRRCPKAHYLPVRMKRYQEVSRTIMALFSRFTPEIQQISVDEAFLNLTGTERLFGPPEVVARSIKELVRETTDLTISIGIAQNRFLAKLASEAGKPDGLVRILPGDEEAFIDTLSLRELWGLGKKTMERLNDLNIRSVKELRSLSEQNLKRLLGDGTGAFLYRACRGIDPGIFTDEPKSRSISNETTFPHDTHDNELIHTVLLDLSHQVFFRLLSEKGKAYTAFIKVRFSDFKTTTAQKTLKRSLSSAEELFELAQQLLQWRWDGTSDIRLIGIGVSGLSEHGANQSDLFEDPWERKKQVEEAVLNIRKKGNKIIKARFLRPGKVQDDDRENH, from the coding sequence ATGAGCAGGCGATGTGAACCGATCTTTTTTCATGTTGATATGGATGCCTTCTACGCCTCGGTGGAACAGGCGGATAAGCCGGAGCTAAAGGGAAAGCCAGTAGTCATTGGAGCCGCTCCGGGTGGACGAGGGGTCGTTTCCGCCTGCTCTTACGAGGCCCGCCGTTTCGGTGTCCACTCCGCAATGCCCATCTCGGAAGCCTACCGCCGTTGTCCCAAGGCCCATTATCTACCGGTACGGATGAAACGTTATCAGGAGGTAAGCCGTACCATCATGGCCCTGTTTTCCCGATTCACACCGGAGATTCAACAAATCTCTGTCGATGAGGCTTTTCTCAATCTAACAGGTACCGAGCGGCTTTTCGGCCCCCCTGAGGTCGTGGCGCGCAGCATCAAGGAACTGGTACGGGAAACTACGGATCTCACGATATCGATTGGTATTGCCCAGAACCGCTTCCTTGCGAAACTTGCTTCGGAAGCTGGGAAACCCGACGGCTTGGTACGGATTCTCCCCGGTGATGAAGAGGCATTTATCGATACCCTCTCGCTGAGAGAGCTGTGGGGATTGGGGAAAAAAACCATGGAAAGGCTTAACGATTTGAATATCCGTTCAGTCAAAGAGCTTAGGAGTCTTTCGGAACAGAACCTGAAACGGCTTTTGGGGGATGGAACAGGAGCCTTTCTCTACCGTGCGTGTCGTGGAATTGATCCGGGAATCTTCACCGACGAACCCAAAAGCCGATCGATCAGCAACGAAACGACCTTCCCCCACGACACCCATGACAACGAACTCATCCACACGGTATTGCTGGATCTTTCCCATCAGGTTTTCTTTCGCCTGCTCTCCGAGAAGGGAAAGGCATACACAGCCTTTATCAAGGTGCGCTTTTCCGATTTTAAAACGACAACCGCACAAAAGACCCTTAAACGATCACTCTCTTCGGCCGAGGAGCTCTTTGAATTGGCACAGCAACTTTTGCAGTGGCGATGGGACGGAACATCGGATATCCGATTGATAGGCATCGGCGTTTCCGGTCTAAGCGAGCATGGGGCAAACCAATCCGACCTTTTTGAAGATCCCTGGGAACGAAAAAAGCAGGTGGAAGAGGCGGTATTGAATATCCGCAAGAAGGGAAACAAGATTATTAAGGCGCGTTTTCTTCGACCCGGTAAAGTTCAAGACGATGATCGAGAAAATCACTAA
- a CDS encoding YncE family protein, with product MKRYCLVVLLFELSFISLSGQDWDLSLKLAPKNALLLADDVPVYPITIEMPEAVRLYRFTTQFPAVLKLSAPGYRDRLLRHPSLSGPLSRLRPRMDLEVKLEPRSSSLGFMGFIQTGSQPKSVLFVEGGSRIATALLDGSGIEVFDSSSFEAVAASSPALNDADRLGFVEMVELPERRELWVSQMTTGKIHIFETGTYRFKQSISAGGSWPKVLITNPSHSRVYVSHWIGQSVAEIDVATRRVLRTFSVDGIPRGMAISPDGKKLYIANFSDGNIAVVDLRTGEGHSIETGPGAMRHLVIDTAGRRLYFSDMYHGSVGSIDTRTERLLWRRRIGSNVNTIALDPQERCLYASVRGKNGSRGYLYAGDEFGSLVRLDARSGRVLDMVWGGNQPTGLDLSPDGSLLVFSDFLDHRLELYRVEENAP from the coding sequence ATGAAGCGTTACTGCCTTGTTGTTCTGCTGTTTGAGCTTTCCTTTATTTCTTTATCGGGTCAAGATTGGGACCTCTCCTTGAAACTGGCTCCCAAAAATGCTCTTCTTCTTGCCGACGATGTACCTGTCTATCCTATTACGATCGAAATGCCTGAGGCGGTAAGGCTGTATCGCTTCACGACACAGTTCCCCGCGGTGTTGAAACTTTCCGCACCGGGATATCGTGATCGCCTGCTCCGCCATCCCTCGCTTTCCGGTCCTCTTAGCAGGTTGCGTCCCCGAATGGATCTCGAGGTCAAATTGGAACCTCGTTCTTCTTCGCTTGGCTTTATGGGTTTTATCCAGACGGGGAGTCAGCCGAAAAGTGTGCTTTTCGTGGAGGGGGGGAGTAGAATTGCCACGGCCCTTTTGGATGGTTCGGGAATAGAGGTTTTCGACAGCTCCAGCTTCGAAGCCGTTGCCGCCTCGTCTCCGGCCCTAAACGATGCCGATCGACTTGGTTTCGTAGAGATGGTGGAGCTACCCGAACGTCGTGAACTTTGGGTTTCACAGATGACGACCGGAAAGATTCACATCTTTGAAACCGGGACCTATCGTTTCAAGCAATCGATTTCCGCCGGAGGCAGCTGGCCGAAGGTCCTTATTACCAATCCTTCCCATAGTAGGGTCTATGTCTCTCATTGGATCGGCCAAAGCGTTGCCGAAATTGATGTTGCCACCCGCAGGGTCCTCCGCACCTTTTCCGTGGATGGTATTCCCCGTGGCATGGCGATCTCTCCTGACGGAAAAAAGCTCTATATTGCAAATTTCAGCGATGGAAATATTGCGGTCGTCGATCTTCGCACCGGGGAGGGGCACAGTATAGAAACGGGACCGGGCGCCATGCGCCATCTTGTTATCGATACCGCCGGGCGGCGCCTCTATTTTTCCGATATGTATCACGGCAGCGTCGGAAGCATCGACACGAGGACGGAACGGCTCCTCTGGCGACGGAGAATCGGGTCGAATGTAAATACCATTGCCTTAGATCCGCAGGAACGCTGTTTGTACGCCTCTGTTAGGGGAAAAAACGGGTCACGAGGCTATCTCTACGCTGGAGATGAGTTCGGATCTCTTGTCCGTCTTGATGCACGATCGGGCAGGGTTCTCGACATGGTGTGGGGAGGAAATCAGCCCACGGGACTCGACCTTTCACCCGATGGATCCCTGCTTGTCTTTAGTGATTTTCTCGATCATCGTCTTGAACTTTACCGGGTCGAAGAAAACGCGCCTTAA
- a CDS encoding C40 family peptidase, which produces MDRSRHIMVVVGLLIFAVIMIIIDYLVPIEITSDAPAEIRRAAVEQGLPLIGTPYRFGAKGPVAFDCSGLIVYLYTKAVEASEFKLPFEDAHAQELAHQYSSPVSDPMPGDLAFFQSETGKITHVALIIAVSEQEFLLLEASGYTNSVEKRNVEKNRSDLFSVARLRLVKHY; this is translated from the coding sequence ATGGACCGTTCGCGACACATCATGGTGGTAGTCGGACTTCTCATCTTCGCCGTAATCATGATCATCATCGACTACCTGGTCCCAATCGAGATAACCTCGGATGCTCCTGCCGAAATACGAAGGGCGGCGGTGGAACAGGGACTCCCGCTGATCGGTACACCCTATCGTTTCGGAGCAAAGGGCCCTGTCGCCTTCGATTGCTCCGGCCTTATCGTCTATCTTTACACCAAGGCTGTGGAGGCATCGGAATTCAAACTCCCCTTTGAGGATGCACATGCGCAGGAACTTGCCCACCAGTACTCCAGTCCCGTTTCCGATCCGATGCCCGGAGATCTTGCCTTCTTTCAGTCGGAAACGGGGAAAATCACCCATGTCGCGCTTATTATCGCGGTAAGCGAACAAGAGTTTCTACTGCTCGAAGCAAGCGGCTACACTAATTCGGTGGAAAAACGCAACGTGGAAAAAAACAGAAGCGACCTTTTCAGCGTGGCACGGCTGCGACTCGTGAAGCACTATTAA
- a CDS encoding tRNA (cytidine(34)-2'-O)-methyltransferase translates to MDLHIVLVEPEIPQNTGNIARTCGALGADLHLVHPLGFSTSDRYLKRAGLDYWHLLKVHHHDSLQAFLNDYGNENLYFVSKKAPLRYDHISYPDRLFLLFGKETAGLPEELLRKHRDTTVRIPMVAEARSLNLSNAVAIMAYEVHRQHDFPGLMEKGGLV, encoded by the coding sequence ATGGATTTGCATATTGTCCTGGTGGAGCCGGAAATTCCACAAAATACAGGAAACATCGCCCGCACTTGTGGTGCTCTCGGGGCCGATCTTCATCTCGTTCATCCCCTTGGATTTTCCACATCGGACCGCTATCTCAAAAGGGCGGGACTCGATTACTGGCATCTTTTAAAGGTGCATCATCACGACAGCCTCCAAGCCTTTCTCAACGACTATGGAAACGAAAACCTTTACTTTGTTTCAAAAAAGGCCCCCTTACGCTACGATCACATCAGCTATCCCGATCGACTCTTTCTTCTTTTCGGTAAAGAAACGGCAGGGCTGCCCGAAGAACTACTGAGGAAGCATCGGGACACAACAGTCAGGATCCCCATGGTAGCCGAGGCCCGATCACTCAACCTCTCAAACGCCGTCGCCATCATGGCCTATGAAGTCCATCGGCAACACGATTTTCCCGGCCTCATGGAAAAAGGAGGACTGGTTTAA
- the proC gene encoding pyrroline-5-carboxylate reductase, translating to MHTIGIIGTGVMGTAIATGVHAAHPSTGIVLFDINRKTGQALAEKIGGTFAQSPKDLIQTVKQESGTMVLAVKPQHLEGLAQEIGKDCEGLRLISIAAGRSIQTIEPLFPGSSVIRFMPNIAAQIGKSIVAVAAPEGTAPDFLEEAQTIAKSLGEAVLLDESLIAAFTGVSGSGIAYVFSFIHALALGGTENGIPYPKALTIAVETLLGAGELVKATGANPAELLTRVTSAGGTTIKGIAALEKGAFTSLIMDAVRCATEKAETMEKGKA from the coding sequence ATGCATACGATAGGAATTATCGGTACAGGGGTTATGGGGACAGCCATTGCAACAGGAGTTCATGCCGCCCACCCCTCCACCGGAATTGTTCTCTTTGATATCAACCGCAAGACCGGTCAGGCGCTGGCAGAAAAGATAGGCGGGACCTTTGCCCAAAGTCCAAAGGATTTAATTCAGACAGTCAAACAAGAGTCGGGAACCATGGTCCTCGCCGTAAAGCCACAGCACCTTGAGGGCCTTGCACAGGAAATCGGCAAGGATTGCGAAGGACTTCGGCTCATCTCGATTGCGGCCGGTCGATCGATTCAGACGATAGAACCTCTTTTTCCGGGAAGCTCGGTGATCCGTTTCATGCCGAATATCGCGGCCCAAATAGGCAAAAGTATCGTCGCCGTTGCCGCTCCCGAGGGAACCGCTCCCGACTTTCTTGAAGAGGCGCAAACCATTGCCAAATCTTTGGGAGAAGCCGTATTGCTTGACGAATCGCTTATCGCGGCATTTACCGGAGTCTCCGGTTCGGGTATTGCCTATGTGTTTTCCTTTATTCATGCCCTGGCATTGGGAGGAACAGAAAACGGCATTCCCTACCCCAAGGCCCTTACCATTGCCGTAGAGACACTTCTTGGGGCAGGAGAACTGGTAAAGGCGACCGGGGCGAACCCGGCAGAGCTGCTAACGCGGGTAACAAGCGCGGGAGGAACCACCATAAAGGGTATTGCCGCCTTGGAGAAAGGGGCCTTTACCTCTCTTATTATGGATGCGGTACGTTGTGCTACGGAAAAAGCAGAGACCATGGAAAAAGGAAAGGCATGA
- the serS gene encoding serine--tRNA ligase — protein MLEMKFVKEHLAEVQQNIINRHMKVDAAEAVRLYDKRNELLRSVEEKRRARNENARAMKGKLSQEERTKLIEDGKELKRSIAELEKNLEETETALQGYTSAIPNMAHPDAPVGKEDKDNLEIKRWGTVPHFDFPSKDHVELGSALDIVDFETASRVTGQKFYYLRNEGVFLELALVRYALDILTKRGFTPTITPDLAREEIVEGIGFNPRGEESNIYTLEGTGTCLVGTAEITLGGYHAGELIDGQRLPIKLAGLSHCFRREAGAAGQFSKGLYRVHQFTKVEMFVYCTPEESEAMHHSLLAIEEEIFQGLEIPYRIVDTCTGDLGAPAYRKFDIEAWMPGRGDGGEWGEVTSTSNCTDYQSRRLGVRMKTESGNRYLHMLNGTAIAVSRGIIAILENFQQKDGSVRIPEKLVPYTGFSEIKAREASNRSNFLI, from the coding sequence ATGCTTGAAATGAAATTCGTAAAAGAACATCTTGCAGAAGTTCAGCAAAACATCATCAACCGACATATGAAGGTCGATGCCGCCGAAGCCGTCAGGCTCTACGACAAACGCAATGAACTGCTGCGTTCCGTCGAGGAAAAGCGAAGAGCCAGAAACGAGAACGCCCGAGCCATGAAGGGAAAACTCTCCCAAGAGGAGCGGACCAAGCTTATTGAAGATGGTAAAGAGCTCAAACGATCCATCGCCGAGCTGGAAAAAAATCTGGAAGAGACCGAAACAGCCCTGCAGGGATACACGTCGGCTATTCCGAATATGGCCCACCCCGATGCTCCCGTCGGTAAAGAGGACAAAGACAACCTGGAGATCAAACGCTGGGGAACGGTTCCTCACTTTGATTTTCCGTCAAAGGACCATGTGGAACTTGGCTCCGCCCTGGATATCGTCGACTTTGAAACTGCCAGTCGGGTGACAGGCCAGAAATTCTACTATCTGCGGAACGAAGGGGTTTTTCTCGAACTTGCCCTTGTCCGCTATGCCCTGGATATCCTTACGAAACGTGGCTTCACCCCGACGATTACCCCGGATTTGGCACGGGAAGAGATCGTCGAAGGGATAGGCTTCAATCCCCGGGGTGAAGAGAGCAACATCTACACCCTGGAGGGAACCGGCACCTGTCTCGTCGGTACCGCAGAGATTACCCTGGGAGGCTATCATGCCGGGGAGCTGATTGACGGGCAGAGGCTTCCCATCAAACTGGCGGGTCTCTCGCACTGTTTCAGAAGAGAGGCAGGGGCCGCGGGCCAGTTTTCGAAGGGGCTCTACCGGGTGCACCAGTTTACGAAGGTTGAAATGTTTGTCTACTGTACTCCGGAAGAAAGCGAAGCAATGCACCATTCACTGCTCGCCATAGAAGAAGAAATTTTTCAGGGTTTGGAGATCCCTTACCGCATCGTCGATACCTGCACCGGCGATCTCGGAGCCCCGGCCTATAGAAAATTCGATATCGAAGCGTGGATGCCCGGCCGGGGAGATGGCGGAGAATGGGGCGAGGTGACGAGCACCAGCAACTGCACCGACTATCAGAGCAGGCGTCTCGGTGTCAGAATGAAAACCGAAAGCGGTAACCGCTACCTCCACATGCTCAACGGTACAGCGATAGCCGTAAGCAGGGGTATTATTGCCATCCTGGAAAATTTTCAACAAAAAGACGGGTCGGTACGGATTCCTGAAAAGCTGGTCCCTTACACCGGATTTTCGGAGATCAAGGCTCGCGAAGCATCCAATCGGTCAAATTTTTTGATATAA